The following are encoded together in the Lactuca sativa cultivar Salinas chromosome 1, Lsat_Salinas_v11, whole genome shotgun sequence genome:
- the LOC111913523 gene encoding nucleobase-ascorbate transporter 6, whose amino-acid sequence MAGGGGGAKADEPAPHPPKDQLPNVSYCITSPPPWPEAILLGFQHYLVMLGTTVIIPTALVPQMGGGDEDKAKVIQTMLFVAGLNTLLQSLFGTRLPAVIGGSYTFVAPTISIILSGRWSDQDPELRFKKTMRAIQGAMIIASTLQIVLGFSGLWRNICRFLSPLSVVPLVALAGFGLYEFGFPGVARCVEIGLPQLIFLIIVSQYLPHLIHSGKNIFDRFGVLISVAIVWIYAHLLTVGGAYNHTAPRTQSNCRTDRSGLIDAAPWIRVPYPFQWGAPSFDAGEAFAMMMAAFVTLVESTGGFIAVSRYASATHMPPSILSRGVGWQGVGILLSGVFGTVNGSSVSIENAGLLALTRVGSRRVVQISAGFMIFFSILGKFGAVFASIPAPIVAALYCLFFAYVGSAGLSYLQFCNLNSFRTKFILGFSFFLGLSIPQYFNEYEAINGYGPVHTSARWFNNMVNVPFSSEAFVAGILAYFLDNTLHRKDGSIRKDRGKHWWDKFHSFKTDSRSEEFYALPFNLNKYFPSV is encoded by the exons ATGGCCGGAGGAGGTGGCGGAGCAAAAGCCGACGAACCGGCGCCACACCCACCGAAAGATCAGCTTCCAAATGTTTCCTATTGCATTACCAGTCCACCCCCATGGC CTGAGGCCATACTACTTGGATTTCAGCATTATTTAGTAATGCTCGGGACAACAGTTATCAttcccacagctcttgttcctCAAATGGGAGGTGGCGAT GAGGATAAAGCAAAAGTCATCCAAACTATGCTTTTTGTAGCGGGGTTGAACACGTTGCTGCAAAGTCTTTTTGGGACCCGGTTGCCTGCTGTGATTGGGGGTTCATATACTTTTGTTGCACCCACAATCTCCATAATATTATCGGGTCGTTGGAGCGATCAAGATCCTGAACTG AGATTCAAGAAAACAATGCGTGCAATCCAGGGTGCTATGATCATTGCTTCCACACTTCAAATCGTGCTAGGTTTCAGCGGTCTTTGGCGAAATATTTGTAG GTTCTTGAGTCCACTTTCTGTTGTTCCATTGGTTGCTCTTGCTGGTTTTGGGCTGTATGAATTTGGATTCCCTGGG GTTGCAAGATGCGTTGAAATAGGGCTTCCTCAGCTCATATTTCTGATCATTGTCTCTCAG TATTTACCGCATCTGATACATTCTGGAAAGAACATCTTTGATCGCTTTGGTGTTCTGATTTCGGTTGCAATTGTTTGGATTTATGCTCACCTACTCACGGTTGGTGGGGCCTACAACCATACTGCTCCTAGGACCCAATCAAACTGTCGGACTGATCGTTCTGGACTCATCGATGCTGCTCCCTG GATAAGAGTTCCGTATCCCTTTCAATGGGGTGCACCCTCTTTTGATGCTGGTGAAGCCTTTGCTATGATGATGGCTGCTTTTGTTACTCTTGTGGAG TCAACTGGTGGGTTCATTGCTGTATCAAGGTATGCAAGTGCAACTCACATGCCTCCATCTATTCTAAGTCGTGGTGTCGGTTGGCAG GGAGTTGGCATTTTGTTGTCTGGCGTGTTTGGAACAGTAAACGGATCTTCAGTATCTAT TGAGAATGCTGGCCTTTTGGCATTGACACGTGTGGGTAGTCGAAGAGTGGTGCAAATCTCAGCTGGCTTCATGATCTTCTTTTCGATTCTTG GGAAATTTGGAGCTGTTTTTGCCTCAATTCCAGCACCCATCGTTGCTGCTCTATATTGCCTTTTCTTTGCTTACGTGG GTTCCGCTGGTCTGAGTTACCTTCAATTCTGCAACCTCAACAGTTTCAGAACAAAATTCATTCTTGGATTTTCCTTCTTTCTGGGTTTGTCTATTCCCCAATACTTCAATGAATACGAAGCTATTAATGGTTATGGCCCTGTCCACACATCTGCAAGATGG TTCAACAACATGGTGAATGTTCCTTTCTCATCTGAAGCCTTTGTGGCGGGTATTTTGGCGTATTTTTTGGATAACAcgcttcacagaaaagatggttCCATAAGGAAAGACCGTGGGAAACATTGGTGGGACAAGTTTCATTCTTTCAAAACGGATTCAAGAAGTGAAGAGTTTTATGCATTGCCTTTTAATCTTAACAAATACTTTCCATCTGTGTGA